One Gadus chalcogrammus isolate NIFS_2021 chromosome 4, NIFS_Gcha_1.0, whole genome shotgun sequence DNA segment encodes these proteins:
- the LOC130381008 gene encoding uncharacterized protein LOC130381008, with product MYKTSKKPAHQVLTFSSFSQGMLPARPKTWKRIFVGRKLSLKYMKPHFKSQEDNDAFGDCSTQRGATSENLGVDAPGSSHMSSHSRKLKILSVYGKGEGPLAVDGHDTLFTASDVEALNSLSADHSAAKSLERGERLVRPEEPSVQQTPDTISIKVEEDIGRGMPAVEDCDAFGDRSTQHGAASEILGVDAPGSSHMSCHSEELVQTPDTISIKVEEDIGGGMPAVEDDNDIRDCSTQRGATSESLRVDAPGSSHMSSHSGELRILSVYGQGEGPLAVNGHDTLFAASELEALSLLSADHSVAKSLNCSVRLVRLEELTGHQGGRKGRPGVLCGKVVPNDANMIVHMRTHSGEKPHRCDQCTKRFSQSSALKSHMRTHTDRKPYKCDQCRKRFTRKCHLKIHMRTHTGEKPYKCDQCTKRFSQRSTLKVHMRTHSGEKPYKCDQCTKRFGRKCILKKHMRTHSGEKPYRCDQCTKRFQRKCDLEIHLRTHSGEKPYKCDQCTKGFSLKGTLNIHMRTHSGEKPYKCDQCTKSFSMKCVLKIHLRTHSGEKPYRCDQCTMRFSQKNHLKRHMRTHSVEKPYKCDQGTMRFSQKDHLKRHMRTHSVEKPYKCDQCTMRFSQKDHLKRHMRTHSGEKPYKCDQCTKRFSQRGNLKTHMITHSGEKPYRCDQCTKRFSRRGPLKTHMMTHSGEKPYKCDQCTKRFIQRGTLKTHMMSHSGEKPYRCDQCTKRFLRKCDLKIHLRTHSGEKPCVCLQCNASYSDPSNLRAHMLKHTLTRVSFCKSPINSEEEEEGIMACKPWTCKRAKHSSCSVFGCSNEHKTLFLVPSSEPLTNQWVNFIVPGNAPVCAKHFSDDCFLNLDQYRAGLAQCLKIKSGSVPTLHGSATNLEKASSSRAYIQQLLSRDVACQTDHLETHTVGTQLSLNTLQPHFKSEDCDAFGDRGTQRNATSESLGVDAPGSSHMSNHSGELKILSVYGKGEGPLAMDGHDTLFMASEVEDLNSLSADHSVAKSLERGERLVRRKELRVKQQTPDTISIKVEEDIGGGLPAVEDDNDIRDCSTQRGATSESLRVDAPGSSQMSSHSGELRILSVYGQGEGPLAVDYHNTLFAASEPEALSSLSTDHSVAKSLNCSVRLVRLEELTGHQGGRKGRPGVLCGKVIPNNANMIVHMTTHTDEKRYGCEQCTKRFQQQRDLKIHMRIHSGEKPYQCDQCSKRFLRKDALKIHMRTHSGEKPYKCDQCLKRYQQSGHLRIHMRTHTGEEPYRCDQCMKRFRESSKLKIHMRTHTGEKPYSCDQCTKRFSQSFDLKIHMRTHTREKPYRCDQCMKCFSQRSALKSHTRTHSGEKPYRCDQCTRRFSWKGPLKIHMRTHSGEKPCVCLQCNASFSDPSNLRVHMLKHTLTQGNGTGRASSSSAYIQQLLSRDVDCQTDHLETHTFLQPHFKSEEDCDAFGDRSTQRGATSEILVVGGPGSSHWSSRCEELVQRTPDTISIMLEEDIGGGLSAVEDCDAFVDRGTQCGAFSEILGVVAPGSSHWSSRCEELVQRTPDTISIKLEEDIGGGLSAVEDCDAFVDRGTQCGAFSEILGVVAPGSSHWSSRCEELVQRTPDTISIKLEEDIGGGMPAVEDCDAFVDRGTQCGAFSEILGVVAPGSSHWSSRCEELLQQTPDTISIKVEEDIGGGLPAVEDCDAFVDRGTQCGATSEILGVIAPGSSHWSSRCEELVQQTPDTISIKLEEDIGGGMTTVEDNDIRDCSTQRGAISESLRVDAPGSSHMSSHSGELRILCVDGQGEGPLAVDGHDTLFAASELEALSSLSADHSVAKSLNCSVRLVRLEDLTGHQGCRKGLCGKVISNNVNMIVHMSTHIGKKPYKCDQCTKRFSLKGPLKIHMRTHSGEKPYKCDQCTKCFSHGPTLKLHMTTHTGKKPYRCDQCTKGFSLKGRLNVHMRTHSGEKPYKCDHCTKCFSLKSNLNIHMRTHSGEKAYKCDQCMKCFSQKGQLNIHMRTHTGEKPYRCEQCPKRFSQGRALKFHMSTHFGEMPYRCDQCTKSFQRKCYLKIHLRTHSGEKPYKCDQCMKCFSQKGEMNIHMRIHSEENPYRCDQCPKRFTHGRFLKYHMWTHTGEKPYRCDQCTKCFQRKCDLEIHMRTHSEEKPCVCLECNASYSDPSSLRLHLLKAHFDTG from the exons ATGTACAaaacctcgaaaaa gccagctcatcaagtgcttacattcagcagcttctctcaagggatgttgcctgccagacCGAAAACCTGGAAACGCATATTTGTAGGCAGAAAGCTATCCTTAAAGTATATGAAGCCCCATTTTAAAAGTCAAG aagacaacgatgcctttggagactgcagcacgcagcgcggcgccacctcggagaatctgggtgtggacgcccctggctcctcccacatgtccagtcacagcaggaagctgaagatcctgagcgtctacggtaaaggggagggccctctggcggtggacggccatgacaccctcttcaccgcgtctgacgtggaggccctgaactcgctgtctgcggaccacagcgcggccaagagcctggagcgcggcgagcggctggtccgCCCTGAAGAGCCGAgcgtgcag cagaccccagacaccatttcaatcaaggttgaagaggatattggtcgaggcatgcccgctgtag aagactgcgatgcctttggagaccgtagcacgcagCACGGCGCCGCCTCGGAgattctgggtgtggacgcccctggctcctcccacatgtcctgtcacagcgaggaactggtg caaaccccagacaccatttcaatcaaggttgaagaggatattggtggaggcatgcccgccgtag aagacgacaatgacatcagagactgcagcacgcagcgtggcgccacctcggagagtctgcgtgtggacgcccctggctcctcccacatgtcaagtcacagcggggagctgcgcatcctgagtgtctacggacaaggggagggcccactggcggtgaacggccatgacaccctctttgccgcgtcagaactggaggccttgagctTGCTGTCCGCAGACCACAGCGTGGCaaagagcctgaactgcagcgtgcggctcgtccgccttgaggagctgactgggcatcagggcggccgcaagggccggcccggtgtcttgtgtggaaaggttGTTCCCAACGATGCCAATATGatcgtccacatgaggactcactccggggagaagccccacaggtgtgaccaatgcacaaagcgcttcagtcagagctccgccctgaagagccacatgaggacCCACACGGACaggaagccctacaagtgtgaccaatgcaggAAGCGCTTCACTCGGAAATGCCACCTGAaaatccacatgaggactcacaccggggagaagccctacaagtgtgaccaatgcacgaagcgcttcagtcagcgCTCCACCCTgaaggtccacatgaggactcactccggagagaagccctacaagtgtgaccaatgcacgaagcgcttcggTCGGAAATGCATCCTGAAGaaacacatgaggactcactccggggagaagccctacaggtgtgaccaatgcacgaagcgcttccaACGGAAATGCGACCTGGagatccacctgaggactcactctggggagaagccctacaagtgtgaccaatgcacgaagggcttcagtctgaaaggcaccctgaatatccacatgaggactcactctggggagaagccctacaagtgtgaccaatgcacgaagagcttCAGTATGAAATGCGtcctgaagatccacctgaggactcactccggcgagaagccatacaggtgtgaccaatgcacgatgcgcttcagtcagaaaaaccacctgaagcgccacatgaggactcactccgtgGAGAAGCCCTATAAGTGTGACCAAGgcacgatgcgcttcagtcagaaagaccacctgaagcgccacatgaggactcactccgtgGAGAAGCCCTataagtgtgaccaatgcacgatgcgcttcagtcagaaagaccacctgaagcgccacatgaggactcactccggggagaagccctacaagtgtgaccaatgcacaaagcgcttcagtcagagaGGCAACCTGAAGACACACATGAtaactcactctggggagaagccctacaggtgtgaccaatgcacgaagcgcttcagtcggaGAGGCCCCCTGAAGACACACATGATGACTCACTctggcgagaagccctacaagtgtgaccaatgcacaaagcgcTTCATTCAGAGAGGCACCCTGAAGACACACATGATGagtcactccggggagaagccctacaggtgtgaccaatgcacgaagcgcttcctACGGAAATgcgacctgaagatccacctgaggactcactctggggaaaagccctgcgtgtgtctgcagtgcaacGCCAGCTACAGCGACCCAAGCAATTTGCGTGcgcacatgctcaagcacacttTGACACGGG TATCGTTTTGCAAGTCGCCAATAAactcagaagaagaagaagaaggcatCATGGCTTGCAAACCATGGACTTGCAAACGTGCGAAGCATAGCAGTTGCTCAGTGTTTGGATGctcaaatgaacacaaaacTCTATTTTTAGTTCCTTCATCCGAGCCTCTGACGAACCAGTGGGTTAATTTTATTGTCCCTGGAAATGCACCAGTCTGCGCCAAACATTTCTCtgacgactgcttcctcaacttggaccaatacagagctggacttgctcaaTGTCTGAAGatcaagtctggatcagtaccaactctccacggctcagctacaaacctcgaaaaa GCCAGCTCATCAAGGGcttacattcagcagcttctctcaagggatgttgcctgccagacagaCCACCTGGAAACACATACTGTAGGCACACAGCTATCCTTAAACACTTTgcagccccattttaaaagtgaag actgcgatgcctttggagaccgtggCACTCAGCGCaacgccacctcggagagtctgggtgtggacgcccctggctcctcccacatgtccaatcacagcggggagctgaagattctgagcgtctacggaaaaggggagggccctctggcgatggacggccatgacaccctcttcatgGCGTCAGAAGTTGAGgacctgaactcgctgtctgcggaccacagcgtggccaagagcctggagcgcggcgagcggctggtccgCCGCAAGGAGCTGAGGGTaaag cagcagaccccagacaccatttcaatcaaggttgaagaggatattggtggaggcttgcccgctgtag aagacgaCAATGACAttagagactgcagcacgcagcgcggcgccacctcggagagtctgcgtgtggacgcccctggctcctcccaaatgtcaagtcacagcggggagctgcgcatcctgagcgtttacggacaaggggagggcccactggcggtggactaCCATAACACCCTCTTTGCCGCGTCAGAACcggaggccttgagctcgctgtccaCAGACCACAgtgtggccaagagcctgaactgcagcgtgcGGCTGgtccgccttgaggagctgactgggcatcagggcggccgcaagggccggcccggtgtcttgtgtggaaaggttattcccaacaatgccaatatgattGTCCACATGACGACCCACACTGACGAGAAGCGGTATGGGTGCGaacaatgcacgaagcgcttccaACAGCAAAGagacctgaagatccacatgaggattcactccggggagaagccctaccagtgtgaccaatgcagTAAGCGCTTCCTTCGGAAAGATGCCCtaaagatccacatgaggactcactccggggagaagccctacaagtgtgaccaatgcttGAAGCGCTATCAACAGAGTGGCCACCTGAGGATTCACATGAGGACCCACACTGGCGAggagccctacaggtgtgaccaatgcatgaagcgctTCAGAGAGAGCTCCAAGCTAAAGATTCACATGAGGACCCACACTGGTGAGAAGCCCTACAgttgtgaccaatgcacgaagcgcttcagtcagagcttcgacctgaagatccacatgaggactcacaccagggagaagccctacaggtgtgaccaatgcatgaagtgcttcagtcagagATCTGCCCTGAAGTCCCACacgaggactcactccggcgagaagccatacaggtgtgaccaatgcacgaggCGCTTCAGTTGGAAAGGccccctgaagatccacatgaggactcactctggggagaagccctgcgtgtgtctgcagtgcaacGCCAGCTTCAGTGACCCAAGCAATTtgcgtgtgcacatgctcaagcacacttTGACACAGGGTAACGGGAC GGGTAGG gccagctcatcaagtgcttacATTCAGCAGCTACTCTCAAGGGATGTTGACTGCCAGACAGACCACCTGGAAACACATACTTTTTTgcagccccattttaaaagtgaag aagactgcgatgcgtttggagaccgtagcactcagcgtggcgccacctcagagattctggTGGTGGGcggccctggctcctcccactggtCCAGTCGCTGCGAGGAATTGGTG cagcggaccccagacaccatttcaatcatgcttgaagaggatattggtggaggcttgtccgccgtag aagactgcgatgcctttgtaGACCGTGGCACTCAGTGTGGCGCCTTctcagagattctgggtgtggtcgcccctggctcctcccactggtCCAGTCGCTGCGAGGAATTGGTG CAGcggaccccagacaccatttcaatcaagcttgaagaggatattggtggaggcttgtccgccgtag aagactgcgatgcctttgtaGACCGTGGCACTCAGTGTGGCGCCTTctcagagattctgggtgtggtcgcccctggctcctcccactggtCCAGTCGCTGCGAGGAATTGGTG cagcggaccccagacaccatttcaatcaagcttgaagaggatattggtggaggcatgcccgccgtag aagactgcgatgcctttgtaGACCGTGGCACTCAGTGTGGCGCCTTctcagagattctgggtgtggtcgcccctggctcctcccactggtCCAGTCGCTGCGAGGAATTGTTG cagcagaccccagacaccatttcaatcaaggttgaagaggatattggtggaggcttgcccgccgtag aagactgcgatgcctttgtaGACCGTGGCACTCAGTgtggcgccacctcagagattctgggtgtgatcgcccccggctcctcccactggtCCAGTCGCTGCGAGGAATTGGTG cagcagaccccagacaccatttcaatcaagcttgaagaggatattggtggaggcatgaccaccgtag aagacaatgacattagagactgcagcacgcagcgcggcgccatcTCGGAGAGTCTGCgcgtggacgcccctggctcctcccacatgtcaagtcacagcggggagctgcgcatcctgTGCGTCgacggacaaggggagggcccactggcggtggacggccatgacaccctctttgccgcgtcagaactggaggccttgagctcgctgtccgctgaccacagcgtggccaagagcctgaactgcagcgtgaGGCTCGTCCGCCTCGAGGAcctgactgggcatcagggctGCCGCAAGGGcttgtgtggaaaggttatTTCCAACAATGTCAATATGATCGTCCACATGAGTACTCACATCGGcaagaagccctacaagtgtgaccaatgcacaaagcgcttcagtctgaaaggccccctgaagatccacatgaggactcactccggggagaagccctacaagtgtgaccaatgcacgaagtgcttcagtcatgGCCCCACCCTGAAGTTACACATGACTACTCACACCGGcaagaagccctacaggtgtgaccaatgcacgaagggcttcagtctgaaaggccGCCTGAATGtccacatgagaactcactccggcgagaagccctacaagtgcgACCAttgcacgaagtgcttcagtctgaaaagCAACCTGAATatccacatgagaactcactccggcgagaaggcctacaagtgtgaccaatgcatgaagtgcttcagtcagaaaggccAGCTGaatatccacatgaggactcacactggggagaagccctacaggtgtgagcAATGcccgaagcgcttcagtcaagGCCGCGCCCTGAAGTTCCACATGTCGACTCACTTTGGGGAGATGCCCTACAGGTGTGATCAATGCACGAAGAGCTTCCAACGGAAATGctacctgaagatccacctgagaactcactccggtgagaagccatacaagtgtgaccaatgcatgaagtgcttcagtcagaaaggcgAGATGAATATCCACATGAGGATTCACTCTGAGGAAAatccctacaggtgtgaccaatgcccgaAGCGCTTCACTCACGGTCGCTTCCTGAAGTACCACATGTGGACTCACACCggtgagaagccctacaggtgtgaccaatgcacgaagtgcttccAACGGAAATGCGACCTggagatccacatgaggactcactctgagGAGAAGCCCTGCGTGTGTCTGGAGTGCAACGCCAGCTACAGCGACCCAAGCAGTTTGCGTTTGCACTTGCTCAAAGCACACTTTGACACGGGGTAA